A genomic window from Gemmatimonadaceae bacterium includes:
- a CDS encoding helix-turn-helix domain-containing protein, translated as MPANRHLVAVLALPSVVPFDLGVPLQVFGYPRPDLGAIRYKAVLCGVRRGPVMTSQGFPVVAPAGLEALRRAQTIIVPGVDDLDLPIPAAVTRALRAAHARGTRIAAICTGAFALAEAGLLDGRRATTHWIDAPELIRRYPDVRVDADVLYVDEGRILTSAGIAAGVDLCLHLVRRDHGAALANTIARRLVVPPLRDGGQAQYIAAPVIADDGGSLDRTRSWALARLDAPLDVPALARHAKLPVRTFARRFRAECGTTPLQWLTRQRVLRAQQLLETTRWGIERVASSCGLGSAVTLRAQFRRTLGTSPVAYRRTFQAAGSTR; from the coding sequence ATGCCCGCCAACCGCCACCTCGTCGCCGTCCTCGCCCTGCCGTCGGTGGTGCCATTCGACCTCGGGGTGCCGCTGCAGGTGTTCGGCTACCCGCGGCCCGACCTCGGCGCCATACGCTACAAGGCCGTGCTCTGCGGCGTGCGCCGCGGGCCGGTGATGACGTCACAGGGATTTCCCGTCGTCGCGCCGGCCGGGCTCGAAGCGCTCCGCCGCGCCCAGACCATCATCGTGCCCGGCGTCGATGACCTGGATCTTCCCATCCCTGCCGCCGTCACGCGCGCCCTGCGAGCCGCACACGCGCGCGGAACGCGCATTGCGGCCATCTGCACCGGCGCCTTCGCGCTCGCCGAGGCGGGCCTGCTCGACGGACGCCGCGCGACGACGCATTGGATCGACGCGCCGGAACTCATCCGGCGCTATCCCGACGTGCGCGTGGACGCCGACGTGCTGTACGTCGACGAAGGGCGCATCCTCACGTCGGCCGGCATCGCGGCGGGCGTGGATCTCTGCCTGCACCTCGTGCGGCGCGACCACGGCGCGGCGCTCGCCAACACCATCGCGAGGCGGCTCGTCGTCCCGCCGCTGCGCGATGGCGGCCAGGCGCAGTACATCGCCGCGCCGGTCATCGCCGACGACGGCGGCTCGCTCGACCGCACGCGCTCGTGGGCGCTCGCACGGCTCGATGCGCCGCTCGACGTGCCCGCGCTCGCACGGCACGCCAAGCTGCCCGTCCGCACCTTCGCGCGCCGGTTCCGCGCCGAATGCGGCACGACCCCGCTGCAGTGGCTGACGCGCCAGCGCGTGCTGCGCGCGCAGCAACTGCTCGAGACGACGCGCTGGGGCATCGAACGCGTCGCCAGTTCGTGCGGGCTTGGCTCGGCCGTCACGCTACGCGCGCAGTTCCGGCGGACGCTGGGCACGTCACCCGTGGCATACCGCCGCACCTTCCAGGCGGCAGGGAGCACGCGTTAG
- a CDS encoding endonuclease/exonuclease/phosphatase family protein — MRLAALAALVAAFVVEGCVAPSEQSLTIATYNIRHGRGMDGRVDLARTAAALRALDADIIGLQEVDRAVERSGRSAQAAELGQRLGMEHAFGAFMPYQGGEYGMAILSRHPMRRIHEIPLPVGNEPRVALLVELEVAPGRRIVAVNVHFDWVADDAFRFAQAEALAAVLDTISLPVLLLGDFNDEPTSRTMERWQTRFLTVDKPAADRFTFPSTQPEKEIDHILLGPRSAWTATTGRVVTDSLSSDHRAFVATVTLAAP, encoded by the coding sequence ATGCGTCTGGCCGCGCTCGCCGCATTGGTCGCGGCGTTCGTCGTCGAGGGGTGTGTCGCGCCCTCCGAGCAGTCGCTCACGATCGCGACGTACAACATCCGGCACGGACGCGGTATGGATGGGCGCGTGGACCTGGCGCGCACGGCGGCAGCCCTGCGCGCGCTCGACGCGGACATTATCGGACTCCAAGAGGTGGATCGCGCGGTCGAGCGCTCCGGGCGCAGCGCGCAGGCCGCAGAACTAGGACAACGTCTGGGGATGGAACACGCCTTCGGGGCGTTTATGCCTTACCAGGGCGGCGAGTACGGAATGGCGATTCTCTCGCGCCACCCGATGCGGCGCATCCACGAGATTCCCCTGCCCGTCGGCAACGAGCCACGCGTCGCGCTGCTGGTGGAGCTGGAGGTCGCCCCGGGGCGGCGCATCGTCGCCGTGAACGTGCACTTCGACTGGGTGGCGGACGACGCATTCCGCTTCGCGCAGGCCGAGGCCCTGGCGGCGGTGCTGGATACCATCTCCCTGCCAGTGCTACTGCTTGGCGACTTCAACGACGAGCCCACGTCGCGCACGATGGAACGTTGGCAGACGCGGTTCCTGACGGTCGACAAGCCGGCCGCCGATCGTTTCACCTTTCCGTCCACGCAGCCCGAGAAGGAGATCGACCACATCCTCCTGGGCCCTCGTTCCGCGTGGACGGCCACGACCGGACGCGTGGTCACCGACTCGCTCAGCTCGGATCACCGTGCCTTCGTGGCCACGGTGACCCTGGCGGCGCCGTAG
- a CDS encoding protein kinase, giving the protein MPMRCPTCGLEYADDARFCTKDGTRLGSGDVSARATAVRIGEGPSAPTPSAATSHANMAGQVLDRRYAIVKKVGEGGMSYVYLARDVSSNTRYAIKILSPALSKDENAMARLRREAALGIRLAHPNVCHIVRMGETEDGLCYVVMPFVEGEILSDRNYRVGKTTLEDTAKFITEIADGLHVAHQLGIVHRDLKPENIMICKKPEGEEYAVVMDFGLAKERKAGGELQKLTATGIILGTPEFMSPEQLRGKPLDPRTDIYSLSLMTYEMLTAKLPFEGGNQQAMMIARLRADPIPARNRRPELPEAVDAVLLKGMARDAADRYATAPEFAAALRAAIG; this is encoded by the coding sequence ATGCCGATGCGTTGCCCCACCTGTGGTCTCGAATACGCCGACGACGCACGCTTCTGCACCAAGGACGGGACGCGCCTCGGCTCCGGCGACGTCTCGGCGCGCGCCACCGCGGTGCGCATCGGCGAAGGCCCCTCGGCGCCGACGCCGTCGGCGGCGACCAGCCACGCGAATATGGCCGGCCAGGTGCTCGACCGCCGCTACGCCATCGTGAAGAAGGTGGGCGAGGGCGGAATGAGCTACGTGTACCTCGCGCGCGACGTCTCGAGCAACACGCGCTACGCGATTAAGATCCTCTCGCCGGCGCTGAGCAAGGACGAGAACGCGATGGCCCGCCTGCGCCGCGAGGCGGCGCTGGGCATCCGCCTCGCGCATCCCAACGTCTGCCACATCGTGCGGATGGGCGAGACCGAGGACGGCCTCTGCTACGTGGTGATGCCCTTCGTCGAGGGCGAAATCCTCTCCGACCGCAACTATCGCGTCGGCAAGACCACGCTCGAGGACACGGCCAAGTTCATCACCGAAATCGCCGATGGCCTGCACGTGGCACACCAACTCGGGATCGTGCACCGCGACCTGAAGCCCGAGAACATCATGATCTGCAAGAAGCCCGAGGGCGAGGAGTACGCGGTCGTGATGGACTTCGGGCTGGCCAAGGAGCGCAAGGCGGGCGGCGAGCTGCAGAAGCTCACGGCCACCGGCATCATCCTCGGGACGCCGGAGTTTATGAGCCCCGAGCAACTGCGCGGCAAGCCGCTGGACCCGCGCACGGACATCTACTCCCTCTCGTTGATGACCTACGAGATGCTCACGGCCAAGCTGCCCTTCGAGGGCGGCAACCAGCAGGCGATGATGATCGCGCGCCTGCGCGCCGACCCGATCCCCGCGCGCAACCGGCGTCCGGAGCTGCCCGAAGCGGTGGACGCCGTGCTACTGAAGGGGATGGCCCGCGACGCCGCCGACCGTTACGCGACGGCGCCGGAGTTCGCGGCGGCGCTGCGCGCCGCCATCGGCTGA
- a CDS encoding threonine/serine dehydratase — protein MTSAVATAQLVLLEDIRRAAEILRPVAVRTPLLPDDALGARLGAPIYYKPEMLQRGGAFKFRGAYTYLASMSPEDRNRGVITASSGNHGQGVALAAKLFGVKATIVMPTTVPRAKRDGAERLGARCLYHGITTAERIALAHELQQKEQLSFVPPFDDDTIIAGQGSCGLEIAEDLPDVGTVLVPIGGGGLSAGVATAIKALAPRARVIGVEPAGSPKFSKARAAGEPVTIPANPEGLADGLLAVRIGTRNFHHLQAHLDDVVTVRDERLAPAMQYAMERLKLVCEPSGAITLAALLDGIVTPRGKTVAVLSGGNIEYDGVRVLLGDGAPGGTA, from the coding sequence ATGACCAGCGCCGTCGCCACTGCGCAGCTCGTCCTCCTCGAGGACATCCGTCGCGCGGCCGAGATCCTCCGCCCCGTCGCGGTCCGCACGCCCCTGCTGCCCGACGACGCCCTCGGCGCTCGCCTCGGAGCCCCGATCTACTACAAGCCCGAGATGCTCCAGCGCGGCGGCGCCTTCAAGTTCCGCGGCGCGTACACGTATCTCGCGTCGATGTCGCCCGAGGACCGCAATCGCGGCGTCATCACCGCCAGCTCGGGCAATCACGGCCAAGGCGTAGCGCTGGCCGCCAAGCTCTTCGGCGTGAAGGCCACCATCGTGATGCCGACGACGGTGCCGCGCGCCAAGCGCGACGGCGCCGAGCGGCTCGGCGCGCGCTGCCTCTACCACGGCATCACCACGGCGGAGCGCATCGCGCTGGCGCACGAGCTGCAGCAGAAGGAGCAGCTCAGCTTCGTGCCGCCCTTCGACGACGACACGATCATCGCGGGGCAGGGCAGCTGCGGCCTCGAGATCGCCGAGGACCTGCCGGACGTGGGCACCGTGCTCGTGCCGATCGGCGGCGGCGGCCTCAGCGCCGGCGTCGCGACGGCCATCAAGGCGCTGGCGCCGCGGGCGCGCGTGATTGGCGTGGAGCCAGCGGGGTCGCCCAAGTTCAGCAAGGCGCGCGCGGCCGGCGAACCGGTGACCATCCCGGCCAATCCCGAGGGCCTCGCCGATGGCTTGCTTGCGGTGCGCATCGGGACGCGCAACTTCCACCACCTGCAGGCGCACCTCGACGACGTGGTGACGGTGCGGGACGAGCGACTCGCGCCGGCGATGCAGTACGCGATGGAGCGACTCAAGCTCGTTTGCGAGCCGAGCGGTGCGATCACGCTGGCGGCGCTGCTCGACGGCATCGTGACGCCGCGGGGAAAGACGGTCGCCGTGCTCAGTGGCGGAAACATCGAATACGATGGCGTGCGCGTCCTGCTGGGCGACGGCGCGCCCGGAGGAACGGCCTGA
- a CDS encoding histidine phosphatase family protein yields the protein MRSLARLLALVALPAALGAQQHNPAHHQPGQAAPHEEPTIVIFVRHGERGTEPANDPVLTPAGEQRALALVEALRDSKLQVVIHTPRVRTRDTALPVARHFGITPEVVPLSAGTSHIEAMAAAVRKHHGKTVLVVGHSNTIMEYIAALGGPRRAELCDHQYDGLYTLVLIHGEAHLVEGRYGGPNPPAAPGCATMMAPPARP from the coding sequence ATGCGCTCACTCGCCCGCCTCCTCGCCCTCGTCGCGCTGCCGGCCGCGCTCGGCGCCCAGCAGCACAACCCCGCGCACCACCAGCCGGGGCAGGCCGCGCCGCACGAGGAGCCGACCATCGTGATCTTCGTGCGCCACGGGGAGCGCGGCACGGAGCCGGCCAACGATCCGGTGCTCACGCCGGCCGGCGAGCAGCGCGCGCTGGCGCTGGTGGAGGCGCTGCGGGATTCGAAGCTGCAGGTGGTCATCCACACGCCGCGCGTCCGCACGCGCGACACGGCGCTGCCGGTGGCGCGGCACTTCGGCATCACACCCGAAGTCGTGCCGCTCTCGGCCGGGACCTCGCACATCGAGGCGATGGCGGCCGCGGTGCGCAAGCATCACGGCAAGACCGTCCTCGTGGTGGGGCACTCGAACACGATTATGGAGTACATCGCGGCGCTCGGCGGGCCCCGCCGGGCCGAGCTCTGCGACCACCAGTACGACGGCCTGTACACGCTGGTGCTGATCCACGGGGAAGCCCACCTCGTGGAGGGCCGCTATGGCGGCCCGAACCCCCCGGCCGCACCCGGCTGTGCGACGATGATGGCGCCGCCGGCGCGGCCCTAG
- a CDS encoding DMT family protein, whose translation MSAVLRTTLLLVASNAFMTFAWYGHLKHHQHRAWYAAALISWGIALFEYLLQVPANRIGFTVLSLGQLKMLQEVITLAVFVPFAVVYMKQPLKLDFLWASLCLLGAVYFVFRGNLTPA comes from the coding sequence ATGTCCGCCGTCCTCCGCACCACCCTGCTGCTCGTCGCCTCCAACGCGTTTATGACCTTCGCGTGGTACGGCCACCTCAAGCACCATCAGCACCGCGCCTGGTACGCTGCCGCCCTCATCAGCTGGGGCATCGCCCTCTTCGAGTACCTGCTGCAGGTACCGGCCAACCGCATCGGCTTCACGGTGCTCTCGCTTGGCCAGCTCAAGATGCTGCAGGAAGTCATCACGCTCGCGGTCTTCGTGCCCTTCGCGGTGGTGTATATGAAGCAGCCGCTCAAGCTCGATTTCCTCTGGGCCAGCCTCTGCCTGCTCGGCGCGGTGTACTTTGTGTTCCGTGGGAACCTCACTCCAGCCTGA